A stretch of the Notamacropus eugenii isolate mMacEug1 chromosome 2, mMacEug1.pri_v2, whole genome shotgun sequence genome encodes the following:
- the MRPS17 gene encoding small ribosomal subunit protein uS17m: MSVVRSTVHAKWIVGKVIGTAMQRTAKVQVNRLVLDPYLLKYFNKRKTYFAHDASEQCTVGDIVLLKALPVPRAKHVKHELAEIIFKVGRVIDPITGKPCAGTMYLESPTSSEAALPPPTKPESESLKESLSKAAQSPKQAC, encoded by the exons atgtcAGTTGTTCGTTCTACTGTCCATGCCAAATGGATAGTGGGGAAGGTGATTGGGACAGCAATGCAGAGAACTGCCAAAGTGCAAGTCAACAGGCTTGTTCTGGACCCCTACTTACTCAAG TACTTTAATAAGCGAAAAACATACTTTGCTCATGATGCTTCAGAGCAGTGCACAGTCGGAGACATCGTGCTCCTCAAAGCCTTGCCAGTGCCAAGAGCCAAGCACGTGAAACATGAATTGGCCGAGATCATCTTCAAAGTTGGAAGAGTCATCGACCCAATTACTGGGAAACCCTGTGCAGGAACCATGTACCTGGAGAGCCCAACAAGCTCTGAGGctgccctcccaccccccaccaaaCCCGAGTCTGAAAGTCTGAAAGAATCCCTCAGCAAAGCTGCACAGAGCCCCAAACAAGCCTGCTGA